One window of Lemur catta isolate mLemCat1 chromosome 3, mLemCat1.pri, whole genome shotgun sequence genomic DNA carries:
- the FGR gene encoding tyrosine-protein kinase Fgr: MGCVFCKKVEPGPKEDAGLEGSFRGYGAADSAADRYGPDPTQARAASSFAHIPNYSNFSPQPTSPAFLDGGTIRGISGTGVTLFIALYDYEARTEDDLTFTKGEKFHILNNTEGDWWEARSLSSGQTGYIPSNYVAPADTIQAEEWYFGKIGRKDAERQLLSPGNPQGAFLIRESETTKGAYSLSIRDWDQTRGDHVKHYKIRKLDTGGYYITTRAQFDSVQELVQHYMEVNDGLCHLLTVPCTTMKPQTLGLAKDAWEISRSSIALERRLGTGCFGDVWLGTWNGSTKVAVKTLKPGTMSPKAFLEEAQVMKLLRHDKLVQLYAVVSEEPIYIVTEFMCHGSLLEFLKDREGQDLSLPQLVDMAAQVAAGMAYMERMNYIHRDLRAANILVGERLVCKIADFGLARLIEDDEYNPQQGAKFPIKWTAPEAAIFGRFTIKSDVWSFGILLTELISKGRVPYPGMNNREVLEQVEHGYHMPCPPGCPVSLYEAMEQTWRLDPEERPTFEYLQCFLEDYFTSTEPQYQPGDHT, translated from the exons ATGGGCTGTGTGTTCTGCAAGAAGGTGGAGCCAGGGCCCAAGGAGGATGCTGGCCTGGAAGGGAGCTTCAGGGGCTACGGGGCAGCAGACAGCGCGGCAGACCGCtacggccccgaccccactcagGCCCGGGCTGCGTCCTCCTTTGCACACATCCCCAACTACAGCAACTTCTCCCCTCAGCCCACCAGCCCCGCCTTCCTCGATGGTGGCACCATCAGAGGCATATCAG GGACAGGGGTGACCCTGTTCATCGCTCTGTATGACTATGAGGCCCGGACAGAGGATGACCTCACCTTCACCAAGGGCGAGAAGTTCCACATCCTGAACAACAC TGAAGGTGACTGGTGGGAAGCTCGGTCCCTCAGCTCTGGACAAACTGGCTACATTCCCAGCAACTATGTGGCCCCTGCAGACACCATCCAGGCTGAAGA GTGGTACTTTGGAAAGATAGGGAGGAAGGATGCAGAGAGGCAGCTGCTCTCTCCAGGGAACCCTCAGGGGGCCTTTCTCATTCGCGAGAGCGAGACCACCAAAG GCGCCTACTCGCTGTCCATCCGTGACTGGGACCAGACCAGAGGCGATCACGTGAAGCATTACAAGATCCGCAAGCTGGACACCGGCGGTTACTACATCACCACGCGGGCCCAGTTCGACTCGGTGCAGGAGCTGGTGCAGCACTACATGG AGGTGAATGACGGGCTGTGCCACCTGCTCACGGTGCCTTGCACCACCATGAAGCCGCAGACGCTGGGCCTGGCCAAGGACGCCTGGGAGATCAGCCGTAGCTCCATTGCGCTCGAGCGCCGCCTGGGCACCGGCTGCTTCGGGGATGTGTGGCTGG GCACGTGGAACGGCAGCACAAAGGTGGCAGTGAAGACGCTGAAGCCAGGCACCATGTCCCCGaaggccttcctggaggaggcgcAGGTCATGAAGCTGCTGCGGCACGACAAGCTGGTGCAGCTGTATGCCGTGGTGTCCGAGGAGCCCATCTACATCGTGACAGAGTTCATGTGCCACG GTAGCTTGCTGGAGTTTCTCAAGGACCGGGAGGGCCAGGATTTGAGCCTGCCCCAGTTGGTGGACATGGCAGCCCAG GTAGCTGCGGGTATGGCCTACATGGAACGCATGAACTATATCCACCGTGACCTGAGGGCAGCCAACATCCTGGTGGGGGAGCGGCTGGTGTGCAAGATCGCTGACTTCGGGCTGGCCCGCCTCATCGAGGACGACGAGTACAACCCCCAACAAG GGGCCAAGTTCCCCATCAAGTGGACAGCCCCAGAGGCTGCCATCTTTGGCAGATTCACCATCAAGTCAGATGTGTGGTCCTTTGGGATCTTGCTCACTGAACTCATCAGCAAGGGCCGAGTCCCCTACCCAG GCATGAATAACCGGGAAGTGTTGGAACAGGTGGAGCACGGCTACCATATGCCATGCCCCCCAGGCTGCCCAGTGTCCCTGTATGAGGCCATGGAGCAGACCTGGCGTCTGGATCCAGAGGAGAGGCCTACCTTCGAGTACCTGCAGTGCTTCCTGGAGGACTACTTCACCTCCACGGAACCACAGTACCAGCCTGGGGATCATACATAG